In the Ramlibacter tataouinensis TTB310 genome, one interval contains:
- a CDS encoding GGDEF domain-containing protein codes for MDEVTRAMGLHEPVQWVALGVFAGALVLLVCLSVVLANVYRERPLLLHAAATTLGVLALQLYVGGQRDVAQAALVLLLAVAGLQLRDLTHHVGALRGLRPWLLGICIAVLPALALAMGAMGWELWLWPPALAAAGGMSLLMLLRAWRQSRPWIWWLAAGLAALAAAAGEAAWHGADMGRGTEVLTLGGWLALWSALVFLATLWRSRLFGENRVRSDARNRQDPLTGLATPLVLAERVNAARLMMKRYRHPSVLLLVHIEDLSRLATELGSEVAGSAVVEAAARIRGAMGDGDVAARLGPVRIAVLAEGASVPEATANIASRILVAGLKEPLRMALTEFLRFRIVLCAVPVEDVPAATLLQRLSSRMDEQLVAGGERRIHALAPEELRR; via the coding sequence GTGGATGAGGTCACCCGCGCCATGGGCCTGCACGAGCCGGTGCAGTGGGTGGCGCTGGGCGTGTTCGCCGGCGCGCTGGTGCTGCTGGTCTGCCTGAGCGTGGTGCTGGCCAACGTCTACCGCGAGCGGCCGCTGCTGCTGCATGCGGCGGCGACCACCCTGGGCGTGCTGGCCCTGCAGCTGTACGTGGGCGGGCAGCGCGACGTCGCCCAGGCCGCCCTGGTGCTGCTGCTGGCGGTGGCGGGCCTGCAGCTGCGCGACCTGACCCACCACGTGGGGGCCTTGCGGGGATTGCGCCCCTGGCTGCTGGGCATCTGCATCGCGGTCCTGCCGGCGCTGGCGCTGGCCATGGGCGCCATGGGCTGGGAGCTGTGGCTGTGGCCGCCGGCGCTGGCCGCTGCGGGCGGCATGAGCCTGCTGATGCTGCTGCGCGCCTGGCGGCAGAGCCGGCCCTGGATCTGGTGGCTGGCCGCCGGCCTGGCCGCGCTGGCGGCGGCCGCCGGCGAGGCCGCCTGGCACGGCGCCGACATGGGCCGCGGCACCGAGGTGCTGACGCTGGGCGGCTGGCTGGCCCTGTGGTCGGCGCTGGTGTTCCTGGCCACGCTCTGGCGCAGCCGGCTGTTCGGCGAGAACCGCGTGCGTTCGGACGCGCGCAACCGGCAGGACCCGCTGACCGGACTGGCCACCCCGCTGGTGCTGGCCGAGCGCGTGAACGCCGCGCGCCTGATGATGAAGCGCTACCGCCACCCCAGCGTGCTGCTGCTGGTGCACATCGAGGACCTGAGCCGCCTCGCGACCGAGCTGGGGTCCGAGGTGGCCGGGTCGGCGGTGGTGGAGGCTGCGGCGCGCATCCGCGGCGCCATGGGCGATGGAGACGTCGCCGCGCGCCTGGGCCCGGTGCGCATCGCCGTGCTGGCCGAGGGCGCCTCGGTGCCCGAGGCCACGGCCAACATCGCCAGCCGCATCCTGGTGGCCGGCCTCAAGGAGCCGCTGCGCATGGCGCTGACCGAGTTCCTGCGCTTTCGCATCGTGCTGTGCGCCGTGCCGGTGGAGGACGTGCCGGCGGCCACCCTGCTGCAGCGGCTGTCCAGCCGCATGGACGAGCAGCTGGTGGCCGGCGGCGAGCGCCGCATCCATGCGCTGGCCCCGGAAGAGCTGCGGCGATAG
- a CDS encoding DNA topoisomerase IV subunit B produces the protein MATKPSTEYSEGSIRVLKGLEPVKQRPGMYTRTDNPLHIVQEVLDNAADEALAGHGKRIKVTLHADGSVSVEDDGRGIPFGLHPEEKAPVIELVFTRLHAGGKFDKGKGGAYSFSGGLHGVGVSVTNALAKRLEVTSHREGQVATLVFSGGDVIERLRLRKAGEGDRRQGTTVRVWPDGKYFESSQLPMAELAHLLRSKAVLMPGVTVSLVNEKAKETQTWQYKGGLRDYLMQTLTADPVIPLFEGEGFADSNETFAEGEGAQWCVAFTEDGAPVRESYVNLIPTSAGGTHDSGLRDGLFNAVKSFIELHSLLPKGVKLLPEDVFARASYVLSAKVLDPQFQGQIKERLNSRDAVRLVSSFVRPALELWLNQHVDYGRKLAELAIKAAQTRQKAGQKVEKRKGSGVAVLPGKLTDCESRDIGHNEVFLVEGDSAGGSAKMGRDKECQAVLPLRGKVLNTWEVERDRLFANTEIHDIAVAIGVDPHGPNDTPDLSGLRYGKVCILSDADVDGSHIQVLLLTLFFRHFPKLIDTGHVYVARPPLFRVDTPARGKKPAGKQYALDEGELTAILDKLRKEGVKEGAWSISRFKGLGEMSAEQLWETTLNPDTRRLLPVQLGRFDFSGTESLITKLMGKGEAAARRELMELHGDAVEIDI, from the coding sequence ATGGCGACCAAACCTTCCACCGAGTATTCCGAGGGCTCGATCCGCGTGCTCAAGGGCCTGGAGCCCGTCAAGCAGCGGCCGGGCATGTACACGCGCACCGACAACCCCCTGCACATCGTGCAGGAGGTGCTGGACAACGCCGCCGACGAGGCCCTGGCCGGGCACGGCAAGCGCATCAAGGTCACGCTGCATGCCGACGGCTCGGTCAGCGTCGAGGACGACGGCCGGGGCATCCCGTTCGGCCTGCACCCCGAGGAGAAGGCGCCGGTCATCGAGCTGGTGTTCACCCGGCTGCACGCCGGCGGCAAGTTCGACAAGGGCAAGGGCGGCGCCTACAGCTTCTCCGGCGGCCTGCACGGCGTGGGCGTGTCGGTGACCAACGCCCTGGCCAAGCGGCTGGAGGTGACCAGCCACCGGGAGGGCCAGGTCGCGACGCTGGTGTTCTCGGGCGGCGACGTGATCGAGCGGCTCAGGCTGCGCAAGGCCGGCGAGGGCGACCGGCGCCAGGGCACCACGGTGCGCGTCTGGCCCGACGGCAAGTACTTCGAATCCTCCCAGCTGCCGATGGCCGAGCTGGCCCACCTGCTGCGCAGCAAGGCCGTGCTGATGCCCGGCGTCACCGTGTCCCTGGTCAACGAGAAGGCCAAGGAAACCCAGACCTGGCAGTACAAGGGCGGTCTGCGCGACTACCTGATGCAGACGCTGACGGCCGACCCGGTGATCCCGCTGTTCGAGGGCGAGGGCTTCGCCGACAGCAACGAGACCTTCGCCGAGGGCGAGGGCGCCCAGTGGTGCGTGGCCTTCACCGAGGACGGCGCGCCGGTGCGCGAGAGCTACGTCAACCTCATCCCGACCAGCGCCGGCGGCACGCACGACAGCGGCCTGCGCGACGGGCTGTTCAACGCCGTCAAGAGCTTCATCGAGCTGCATTCGCTGCTGCCCAAGGGCGTCAAGCTGCTGCCCGAGGACGTGTTCGCCCGGGCTTCCTACGTGCTCAGCGCCAAGGTGCTGGACCCGCAGTTCCAGGGCCAGATCAAGGAAAGGCTGAATTCGCGCGACGCGGTGCGGCTGGTGTCCAGCTTCGTGCGCCCGGCGCTGGAGCTGTGGCTCAACCAGCACGTGGACTACGGCAGGAAGCTGGCCGAACTGGCGATCAAGGCGGCGCAGACGCGCCAGAAGGCCGGCCAGAAGGTCGAGAAGCGCAAGGGCTCGGGCGTGGCCGTGCTGCCGGGCAAGCTCACGGACTGCGAAAGCCGCGACATCGGCCACAACGAGGTGTTCCTGGTCGAGGGCGACTCGGCTGGCGGCAGCGCCAAGATGGGCCGCGACAAGGAGTGCCAGGCCGTGCTGCCGCTGCGCGGCAAGGTGCTCAACACCTGGGAGGTGGAGCGCGACCGCCTGTTCGCCAACACCGAGATCCACGACATCGCCGTGGCCATCGGCGTGGACCCGCACGGCCCCAACGACACGCCCGACCTGTCGGGCCTGCGCTACGGCAAGGTCTGCATCCTGTCCGATGCCGACGTGGACGGCTCGCACATCCAGGTGCTGCTGCTGACGCTGTTCTTCCGCCACTTCCCCAAGCTGATCGACACCGGCCACGTGTACGTGGCGCGGCCGCCGCTGTTCCGGGTGGACACGCCGGCGCGCGGCAAGAAGCCGGCCGGCAAGCAGTACGCGCTGGACGAGGGCGAGCTCACCGCCATCCTGGACAAGCTGCGCAAGGAGGGCGTCAAGGAAGGCGCCTGGAGCATCAGCCGCTTCAAGGGCCTGGGCGAGATGAGCGCCGAGCAGCTGTGGGAGACCACGCTCAACCCCGACACCCGGCGCTTGCTGCCGGTGCAGCTGGGCAGGTTCGACTTCTCCGGCACCGAGAGCCTGATCACCAAGCTCATGGGCAAGGGCGAGGCCGCCGCGCGCCGCGAGCTGATGGAGCTGCACGGCGACGCGGTAGAAATCGACATCTAG
- a CDS encoding GNAT family N-acetyltransferase, producing the protein MTPADPASVPRDAVPARVRLRPTMQSDLEYVVSLEQDPANLPYITPWERTQHEAAIRFPDFRHFIIESGDALASAGFLILIGCKSPHQSLELKRMVVQAQGGGVGRAALRYAKKVAFDDLGAHRFWLDVKVRNTRAKALYDSEGFVVEGTLRESVRTQDGFTSLIVMSMLQPEFLARRAQALELPA; encoded by the coding sequence ATGACACCGGCCGACCCCGCATCAGTACCCCGCGACGCCGTGCCTGCCCGCGTGCGCCTGCGGCCCACCATGCAGAGCGACCTCGAGTACGTGGTCTCGCTGGAGCAGGACCCGGCCAACCTGCCGTACATCACGCCCTGGGAGCGCACGCAGCACGAGGCCGCGATCCGCTTCCCGGACTTCCGGCACTTCATCATCGAGAGCGGCGACGCGCTGGCCTCGGCCGGCTTCCTGATCCTGATCGGCTGCAAGAGCCCGCACCAGTCGCTGGAGCTCAAGCGCATGGTGGTGCAGGCCCAGGGCGGCGGCGTGGGCCGTGCCGCCCTGCGCTACGCCAAGAAGGTGGCCTTCGACGACCTGGGCGCGCACCGCTTCTGGCTGGACGTGAAGGTTCGCAACACGCGAGCCAAGGCGCTGTACGACAGCGAGGGCTTCGTGGTCGAGGGCACCTTGCGCGAATCGGTGCGCACGCAGGACGGCTTCACCTCCCTCATCGTCATGTCCATGCTGCAGCCCGAGTTCCTGGCGCGCCGCGCGCAGGCGCTGGAGCTGCCCGCGTGA
- a CDS encoding MFS transporter, giving the protein MSSAPKLSMAQVLACGAAIVTLSMGIRHGFGLWLQPITQAQGWTRETFAFAIAIQNLAWGCFGIFAGMLADRFGASRVLVGGAVLYALGLAGMALSPNALLFALTAGVLIGAAQAGTTYAVIYGIIGRQIDPAKRSWAMGVAAAAGSFGQFLMVPVEGFLISGLGWQQALLVLAAAVLLIAPLALGVREPGFAGGGAPVREQTIAQALREAFRYPSFQLLMAGYFVCGFQVVFIGVHMPSYLKDKGLSPQVASYALALIGLFNVFGTYIAGSLGQKLAKRKILAFIYLARSVAIAAFLWAPLSPMSVYLFSAVMGLLWLSTVPVTNAAVAGIFGVAHLSMLSGFVFFSHQIGSFMGVWLGGLLYDRTGSYDIVWWLAIALGVFAAIVNLPVREAPIRRQPMPQAA; this is encoded by the coding sequence ATGTCTTCCGCGCCCAAACTGTCCATGGCCCAGGTGCTCGCCTGCGGCGCCGCCATCGTCACCCTGTCCATGGGCATCCGCCACGGCTTCGGCCTGTGGCTGCAGCCCATCACCCAGGCCCAGGGCTGGACGCGCGAGACCTTCGCCTTCGCCATCGCCATCCAGAACCTGGCCTGGGGCTGCTTCGGCATCTTCGCCGGCATGCTGGCCGACCGCTTCGGCGCCTCCCGCGTGCTGGTCGGCGGCGCCGTGCTGTACGCCCTGGGCCTGGCCGGCATGGCGCTGTCGCCCAACGCGCTGCTGTTCGCGCTGACGGCCGGCGTGCTGATCGGCGCGGCCCAGGCCGGCACGACCTACGCGGTCATCTACGGGATCATCGGCCGGCAGATCGATCCGGCCAAGCGGTCGTGGGCGATGGGCGTGGCGGCGGCCGCCGGCTCGTTCGGCCAGTTCCTCATGGTGCCGGTGGAAGGCTTCCTGATCTCCGGCCTGGGCTGGCAGCAGGCGCTGCTGGTGCTGGCCGCGGCGGTGCTGCTGATCGCCCCCCTCGCCCTGGGCGTGCGCGAGCCGGGCTTCGCCGGCGGCGGCGCCCCGGTGCGCGAGCAGACCATCGCCCAGGCGCTGCGCGAGGCCTTCAGGTACCCCAGCTTCCAGCTGCTGATGGCCGGCTACTTCGTCTGCGGCTTCCAGGTGGTGTTCATCGGCGTGCACATGCCCAGCTACCTCAAGGACAAGGGCCTGTCGCCCCAGGTGGCCAGCTACGCGCTGGCGCTGATCGGCCTGTTCAACGTGTTCGGCACCTACATCGCCGGCTCGCTGGGCCAGAAGCTGGCCAAACGCAAGATCCTGGCGTTCATCTACCTGGCGCGCTCCGTGGCCATTGCCGCCTTCCTGTGGGCGCCGCTGTCGCCGATGTCGGTGTACCTGTTCTCGGCGGTCATGGGACTGCTGTGGCTGTCCACGGTGCCGGTCACCAACGCGGCGGTGGCGGGCATCTTCGGCGTGGCCCACCTGTCCATGCTCAGCGGCTTCGTGTTCTTCAGCCACCAGATCGGCTCCTTCATGGGCGTGTGGCTGGGTGGCCTGCTGTACGACCGCACCGGCAGCTACGACATCGTCTGGTGGCTCGCCATCGCCCTGGGCGTGTTTGCCGCCATCGTCAACCTGCCGGTGCGCGAGGCGCCGATCCGCCGGCAGCCCATGCCCCAGGCGGCATGA